The stretch of DNA AGAAGCACCTCTCAAACTCAACTcactgtgtgtgtcccaaatggcaccctattccctatgggtcctggtcaaaagtagtgcactatataggcaatagggtgccatttgagacgccaGCGCTGTAGCGCAAAGGAGCATattctccccctttttctctgtctcaGGCCTCAGCCAGAGCATAGTGCCACGGAGTGCAGCAACATCATTTAGGCTAACAGAGGAGTCATTTACAGAGACTTATAGAGCAGGGCTTATTTCCCATTAGAGCCCTGATTAGAAACCTTCTTACACTCCActgcccttgtgtgtgtgtgtgtgtgtgtgtgtgtgtgtgtgtgtgtgtgtgtgtgtgtgtgtgtgtgtgtgtgtgtgtgtgtgtgtgtgtgtgtgtgtgtgtgtgtgtgtggctgcatgTATGGGCGGTGTGTTGCTTGCTATGGGCTATGCATCATTACAGTATAGCGTACCTAGCATCTGGTGCATTTGTATATAGTACACAGAGTATCATTTATGGTCCTATTGAACCATTCCCCATCCTTACCCAGGCCGGCGAGCTGAGTGGACAGAGTTAAGGGACCAGAGGTAGGGTCTTGGATCAGGGTCCGGGCAGGGGAGGCTGTAGCTCCAGCCCTGGGGGCGGTCACAGGGGGGATGCTGGACGGGGGTGTGGAGGTGGCTCGGAGGCTGACCACAGCGGGCGAGCCTGGTGTTAGGTCTATCAGGTTGTCCTCTGTGGCTTCACTCAGCATCTGGAGGGAGACAACAGaacacagtcaacacacacacagcggtggCTTCTGTAGAGAAAATTAACAGAGgtaggaggatggatggaggtaatggagatGTCTACTAGTCCAACACATCCCTGTCCTCTACGTTAGACTACGGACAGCAGAGGGctttacaagagagagagagagagagagagagagggaatattcTAGTTCTCTGGAACAACAGCACTATATAAAAGGTTCCATGTGAACATGTGGTATGGTCCAATAAGAAGGTCCATACGTGACAGTAGTAAGACATGTTTCAACATTCTCCTCATTGACTCTATTCATCTCAAGACTGAGCTGGGATAGAATGGAGTGCTGCCATACTTGCCTCCATTAGCTGACCccgacacagagaaacagagaaacacagagacagaaaactgCTATACACATGCAGCAAATCAGCCACAAACACTGACAAATCTAAATCATATCGCATTTCAGAAAATACATAGAGAATGGACTGAAACAAATCAGACaagcaaatcaaatattatttgtcacatgcttcgtaaataacagttggagactaacagtgaaatgcttacttacctttCAAACAACACAGAATATAACAAATTCTTAATATAATAACAAAATTGTagcacgaggaataaatacacaatgagtaatgatagcttggctaAATACATGGGCTATCAGTACCAATCTGAtgggcaggggtacgaggtaattgagatagatatgtacatatcggtaggggtaaagtgactagactacaggataataaacagtagcagcagtgtatgtgatgagtgtggaaatgtgaaaatgtgtgtgtggcaacagtgtgcctgtgtgtacgtgtgtgtacgtgtgtgtgcgcgtgtgtacgtgtgtgtgtgtgtgtgtgtgtgtgtgtgtgtgtgtgtgtgtacgtgtgtgtgtgcgtgtgtacgtgtgtgtgtgcgcgtgtgtgtgttggagtgtcagcgTAAAGTAAGCATGCGTGAGTAGAATGCTTTGGTGATCACAACAAACTGACAGATAGTAACATTAATCTCCACTCCTGTTGAGTTGTTCATAGATGTATAGATAAGTGAGATAACTCACCCCGTTATTCTGAGCCGCTCTACCCGACCGGTACCTCTCATACCTGCAACACACCACAAGTCCTTGTAAAGAACACGGAGGCATTGGCATCAATCATACATTTACATCATCTATAAAACATGAACGGAACGCTTTGACTTTTTGAGACCATGGAATCTTTAATAGAAGTGTATATCCAGATAGGTCCCCGAGGCCTAAGATGTTTAACTGTGTTCCTGTAGGGCCTGCTGGAAAAATGTGCTCCACATGCAACATCATGTCACAGCAGATATCCTTGTTCACCAGTGGACTTTGTGTAGCTGTAAGCCTAAGAAGTAGAGTAAgcctaattgtgtgtgtgtgtgtgtgtgtgtgtgtgtgtgtgtgtgtgtgtgtgtgtgtgtgtgtgtgtgtattgtcatgCCCATGTCTGTGCGTTACCTCTCGTATCGTAGGAAGATGTTGTTGAGGTCGTCGTTGACGTGCAGCAGCTCCTCTGTCACTTCCTCGTTGGAGACCCGGGAGATCAGCTCCACCACCCGCTGCTGCATGGCCCTGCACGTCCTGTTCAgctcctacacacacaaacacaatgtgAGGACAGGGCATCACTGATGGAAAGGTGAGTCTGTCTCTCAGAAGGTAGATGACTAGAATTCTCTAAAACAGGTCTCTAGCCAGCAGGTAGCCATACATGTCCATCATTAGACTCAGTTGTGTTACTTAGTAAGAGAAATCACAACACCtacattttatttattgaatCACAGTTTAACTATTACCTAAAGTCACCTCATAAAACAGTGGAAAGGTCACCTGATTAAAATACATCTATCACACCCTcagtcactgcctggtatggcaactgctcggcctccgaccgcaagacactacagagggtagtgcgaacggcccagaacatcactgggaccaagcttcctgccatccagaacctctataccaggcggtgtcagaggaaggccctaaaaattgtcaaagactccagccacgctagtcatagactgttctctctgctaccgcatggcaagcggttccggagcaccaagtctaggtccaagaggcttctaaacagcttctacccacaagccataagactcctgaacagctaatcaaatggctacccagactatttgcattgccactCCCCCtcatttacactgctgctactctctgttgttatcatctatgcatagtcactgtaataactgtacctacatgtacacagtacctcaactaaccggtgcccccacacattgactctgtaccggtacacccctgtatatagtctcgctattgttattttactgctgctctttaattaattGTTacttttaattacttgttacttttaacaAGATCAGCATCCAGGGacaacttcaccctacaccaaCTGTCACTTAAGCAAGTACAGTAATATttgttgttcccctctcctcacccctagaGCGGTGGTACTACTCCCCCTAGAGCAGTGGTACTATGGTGGTACTACCCTCCCTAGAGCGGTGGTACTACCCTCCCTAGAGCGGTGGTACTACCCTCCCTAGAGCGGTGGTACTACCCTCCCTAGAGCGGTGGTACTACCCTCCCTAGAGCGGTGGTACTACTCCCCCTAGAGCGGTGGTACTACTCCCCCTAGAGCGGTGGTACTACTCCCCCTAGAGCGGTGGTACTACTCCCCCTAGAGCGGTGGCACTACTCCCCCTAGAGCGGTGGCACTACTCCCCCTAGAGCGGTGGC from Salvelinus fontinalis isolate EN_2023a unplaced genomic scaffold, ASM2944872v1 scaffold_2679, whole genome shotgun sequence encodes:
- the LOC129851004 gene encoding TOM1-like protein 2 — its product is MADLDALSPIHTPQRGLPEVDPAVLKYKAPIQPLAAATATLPKPVAAPAPAPAPLTPVLQIPHIPNVQGPITANPEQIARLRSELDIVRGNTKVMSEMLTEMVPGQEDSSDLELLQELNRTCRAMQQRVVELISRVSNEEVTEELLHVNDDLNNIFLRYERYERYRSGRAAQNNGMLSEATEDNLIDLTPGSPAVVSLRATSTPPSSIPPVTAPRAGATASPARTLIQDPTSGPLTLSTQLAGLGKDGEWFNRTINDTLCTIYKCTRC